The stretch of DNA aaaaaaaaattcttttgttttttttttttaaaaaaagtatttaGTTAGTTGAAGTCATTATGTATTTCTTCTTCTCCCTCAAGTTGTTTAAGGTGAACTTAGATTACAAGTTCACAATCAATGtataaaatatactatttttctttaatttgagacttcatataaataaaataatataatttaatgtaatggaaacaaaaaaaaaaaagtctaaatttaaatttatttccaTTATAAATTgaacaaatatattaatttaatttatatgttattGACAGTAAAATCTCATGAATTAAGTTATTGGCtcgaaaatgaaaaaattgttgtgatttttaaaaaatatagatttgattttttatttaacaaaaaaaattatttaatcaataaattttgtaaaacataaaatctaaaataatatttttccataaataaatagaaaataaaaataacatcttCTACAAATTTAGACATAtaccttttaatttatttttatcaataattttatacacttagtttcatttttattttattttttttgctgaataatcaatttaaaattaatcacaaaaaaacttacaaaaaatactataaaatagagaaaattttacaaaaatactgtgacacagagttttttttttttttacatttttattgtaccAACTTTACAAAATACTgtgtttaaattttcaaaattataaaaatactgtatttcagtaaaaaaaataaaaaaaaacaacttagaAACAACCCTAAAACAACTTAACaaacaacatgaaaacaactataaaacaacaaaatataactaagcaatagaaaaataacaaaatattaatCTAATTGCAATAAGCAAAATAATATGAACtccttaatatatttttgtattacgaattttttttacttagttttgataacttgatttatctttttgtactattatattatttatttttttcatagaaTTTGTTGTTACAATTttcattctttcaattttttttttctcttttttttttttgaattagtgATAGTTAAGAAAtaactagattttttttttctttcaatcacATTGCTAACgtgtttaattttatgattatatgtataattttaaaatctaTTAAATTGCAAGCATGATGTAAATCAcgatgaaaaataattataattatatattcaaaattttGCTTAAAATGTGCTTTTTttccataaaaattatagggtaaatactattttaaatcccgtgttttgcaaaagttattaattggaccacttgttttgttaaatgacaaaatagatactgtattttccaaaacagtacaaataggaccctaaactgatttttttgtcaaaatgaaatttaataataattcaatctaaaggtgttatgacaaaattgtttacattttcAGTATCTGTtcatattagaattttttttcaatttggttatattaaaaaaaaaaagttgtcaaaaattaaactcagggtcctatttttactattttagaaaatacaagctctattttgtcttttaacaaaataaatggtttaattagtaacttttgtaaaacacagggtcacaaataatatttactcaaaatattattgaaatttaatttcattttgtATTAAAATTGTTGAAGTCCCAATACATAAACTAGCATTAGTAAAAGCATTAATagagtttttttaaaaataattttaattatatatgttcaatatttttttttttaaaaaaaatagattccaatatgtatttaaaaatatatttgttccacaaaaattgtattcagaatttaatcttattttgtactaaaattataaaaatggatgAATATATGCTAGCAATAGTAATGCTTGAATAGAGTAAAagaaaaatcatagaaaaactTTTCAaccatttcgaaaaaaaaaatgctttaaaaaaataaagaaaaggaCAATTGATTGTAATATTAATATTGATATAATGACTGGAGCAACAAGTTTCaagttttcattttaaaaaggTCCATCATTATTATCCATTTGTATCATCCGTTAGATTATATAACAAATAAATCCAACCATCAAACAAGGCTGAGGTATGTGATCCCTCTAAATAAAGTGAGGGATTACATAAGACCCCCTTTAATATTAGGGGAATTATGAAGTTTCTCACTTCATTTTGAGGTGTGTAACACCACTAATAAGACAAATACCTTTTTAGTGTAATAAAAGTGGCCTGACTCCCTATAGCCGATTTTTATAACCTGATTGTACAAATTTACATGTcaggaaaataatttttaactgaGTTTTCTATAtttatctaataaaatatatttttgagggGTATTAaagtaaatgtatttttttggtggGATGTATTTTCACTAAAGTGATATGTTTTGAGATTGATAAATgatgtattttaaaattttagcaTTTTTATAAGAATATGTTTCCctattaattaatgtatattgtttctgatgattAGTACCAAAATAATACCATTAAATAGGATTAAAATAGGATTAAAATGTTttcgaatttttattttaattgccCAGCATACAGTATAATACATAAATATGCTTATAATATGTTTCACTTTGCatgttaaaatattattttgttagaGCATCCCAAGGAGCACATTAAATTTGGTGTCATACTATCACCAAAtttgatattaaaaattattttcacttcaatcacaacactaaaaattacactaaaaaaatattatttattattatattattttttaataaaataaaaaattaatattatattaattaactaaaattaCCACAATTAACAAAAATGCACCCCTCCAAATAAAAGAGTCAGACATGCAATAGacagtttgaattttattttcggcgtgctaaatttttttttgaatttttcaaaaatatacaaaatgttttaaataactataatgtacataatctttaaaaaaattagactaaaaaaactCTCGAAACATGTAAGAATATATCAATgcaccattttttttaaaaaatacacaataaatttataaatatagttaataatataaatataaattttctgTGTTATTAATTCCTAATGATTCTACTGTAGATTCAtaattgcactcttaattacatagaacgctctattaACCAATAATAGACATGATATAATTTATTCATTGTGCCAATCTAAATAATCAACAATCCTCTATAAATTGTCTACATTGAATATAGACTAAAATTACCGttttacccttcaatgtattttatccttagaacatttagttttttataaatgatatttcaataaactaGTATAATACTGAAATAATAGCTCTTTCATTTATGTCTATTAGCCAAGCTCTAAGGAgacatcatttcacttctataaaGTTAtcgaagctataaattccatatctattattagcactcccactcaacagaCATGCAATAGacagtttgaattttattttcagcgtgctaatttttttttgaatttttcaaaaatatacaaaatgttttaaataactataatgtacataatctttaaaaaaattagactaaaaaaactCTCGAAACAGGTAAGAATATATCAATgcaccattttttttaaaaaaaatacacaataaatttataaatacagttaataatataaacataaattctCTGTCTTATTAATTCCTAATGATTCTACTGTAGATTCAtaattgcactcttaattacatagaacgctctattaACCAATAATAGACATGATATAATTTATTCATTGTGCCAATCTAAATAATCAACAATCCTCTATAAATTGTCTACATTGAATATGGACTAAAACTACCGttttacccttcaatgtattttatccttagaacatttagttttttataaatgatatttcaataaactaGTATAATACTGAAATAATAGCTCTTTCATTTATGTCTATTAGCCAAGCTCTAAGGAgacatcatttcacttctataaaGTTAtcgaagctataaattccatatctaTTATTAGCACTCttactcaatcgcactaccatattcccaagatgtaagtattgagTTAATCCTACGGGTAGGCTTGTAacgaacaaatcaaagaacacgtgtAATACAGTTAAACCAGAACCCAATcatctcaggattaagatcattgatctaagatcaactattagagatttacttagaaaaaatattacggtaaatttacgATATCTTTTCTATTGTAAATATCAGTCCAGTCCGATATATAGCCAATACATCCAATCTTAGCTTACTTTACTAAtaccttaaaaaatatattccatttatccaagtgtaagtaaactAATCGATGATTATCACGTCGATTAAATCATGTGCACTGATATATCATGAGACTTAATGTTTGAAGCTTATGATCatgatttatttttactatgTAGACAATACAATAATCATGACTATCCATAAATTttggatttaatagaatttatatattaaaactataatcatgaaataatcatgtgaaccaagTAATATAAAGTTTCACTTCTATATCATTCTTTAATAGtcaataagattactttgagatgagttttatttaggacataaaatttCAACAAGAAGAGTAGTGGTGGGATTGGCGGTGGTGGAGGAGGTGATCAAAGGTGTTTGAAGGAGGTGGTGATGTGTTTGGGATTGGGAAtagagaaggagagaaagagagaaggaaataaatagaaagaaaaagatCGAAGAGTGTTTTGTGGGTTTTCATCAAGGTCACCTTTTGACGACGTAATTCAGCAGGCTGACAAAGgtttaagaaataaaataaaatgaaacacTAGATGTGTGTGTTTCATATACTGTTTTACTTTTGCCGGCGAGCTTAATTACGCCGGTAAAAGTGTTTTCCCGCATACTTTTTGGCATATTTTCCACCACGCGAGAaacttttctctattttttttgagACTTTTGTCAGCGCATTATAATGCTAACAAAAGCAAAAAAAACTGCCAAATGTTCGCTCTTGGCTTTTAGCACTCTTTGCTGGCAAAATTAAGTTGTTTTACCTACATAACAACCTTTTATCAGCGAGATATTTTGCCGGCAAAGGTCTTCGACCGTGGATAATTTGGGCATACATTTACTGGCAAAACAACTTTGTTTTGCTGGTAAACATCACATTTTGCCGATGCAATTCATGAATTGCGTCGAGAAAAGGTAATATTCGTATGGTGAAAGCTTTGAACAAAGtttcctaaaataaataataaaacaatagtaTCATTTAATCTGCAAAATATACACAATTTCTTAATAAATCAGctaacaaaatttaaataaatataattttcataaatataaatttgaagATATTATATACTtgtataaaaatactaatatttATTAGAACAAGTATAATAGTTtgattttaaatctttttatgcAAAACAAGatctcaattttattttaaaaatactacacataattaattttgtcatATTTACTAAATATGACCACTAAGGACTttacaattaaaattctaattgaATAGTTTTATAATgctaaaaatacatattttaaactaCATGTATAAAAGAAGCAGTGAAGtgtgtaataaaatatttgaatcttattcagaagtttttaaaaacttacaaataatcttaaatagctataacatacatgatcatttaaataatagaataaaatattttttataataccaAAATAGATGAAAGAATTACTAGAACAACCTTTTTAAAGTGCTCTATTATGAGATTAGGTAGGCACATTaactgtaaataaaaaaaaaatgagatagtTAATAAAAGCACCAAGTTGAATATAGGAAAACAAAAATGCAAAATGAGATGATGAATAAGATACCTCAGTGTAATTGAATAGAAGTACAATGTAAGATCGGTTgccaatttttaataatttttatacccTTGCTTCTAGATGAAGGTATACCAGTCATTGGATACCAAAAAATGTGCATTCTTCATCAATCTAATGGTTAAAAAGCTATTGAAGTTTTACTTACCTCAAGGGaccgtttggtacgcaggattggattggattagacatgctaatttgtccaatccagtgtttgggcatgttagaAGTCTGGATTACTAATCCAGCTAACCTCATCTGTctaggattatttatcccatccagcaaggtgggataaataatcccatgcatgtgagattttttttttatcgttttttaattttagttttatttttttttaaatttaataagaatttaaatgaaataattatcacacatttatttataaatatttttataaaaaaattatttattaaaattagtaaaaatgtataattttgaattattatacataaattttcaaaatttaaagttacttaaattgattctaagaaaaacaacatgacaataaaattatatattatttttaaattactagaaaatttacataaatattttaaaaagttaatatttatgttaaattagtgttaagataaacaatttcatattattcaagtatttttattttactattttaattatttattaaataaaaaatataattaaatattttattatatatttatgatatatatttaattatataggatacattattttattttataatttatttattttttatttttattttttttttgctaggaattattcatttttatttattcattattatatattttaattttaatttattattacatattttaattttaattaaaaaaaattctaaaaagaaataaataaaatagtccaatttattcttaaaccaaacacaggattactttcagcataatccaatcttatccagtccagtccaatccttTTTAGTCAAAATCCTACGTACCAAACGGGGCCCAGTGTTTTATGAGGTTTTACATAATTGGCCTTAATATTATATTGAGCACGTGTTGAAAATAGGACATATGAGTGGATAATAAGAGGTGCTTTGCTCACGTTCAATTCAATGCATATACGgctcataataaaatattaggccAAATTTGGCAGAGGGAGAAGAAGAACATAACTCATCATCAAGAAACAGCAATGGCAAGGGTAGAATTGGTGTTCATCCCAGCTCCAGCAATAGGACACCTGGTTTCAACCCTTGAATTCGCTAAGCGCTTGATCCACTATGATCATCGACTTTTCATCACAGTCCTCTGCGAGTTTTCCTTGAAGTCCCATCTCGATGCATATATTGATTCTCTTGTGGCCTCACTTTCTTTAGCTCACCGAATCAAACTCGTTCATCTCCCTCTGGTTGACTCACCTCCCGTGGAGCTACTCAAGTCCATAGAAAACTTTATCTATCAATACATGGAGAGTCTTGTTCCTCATGTCAGAAAAGCACTCACAGATATTGTGTCATCTAACTCCAATTACTCTCAAGGTGATGTTGTATTGGTTCTTGATTTCTTCTCTATGCCTATGATGGATGTGGCCAATGAGCTCGGCCTCCCTTCTTATATGTTCATGACTTCCAACTTGGGATTACTTAGTCTCATGTTCTACCTTGCAACTCGCCATAACCAGATCAGCTCTGAGTTGGAAGAATCAGATGCTCCGTTAAGATTGCAGGGTTTTCAGAATCCTGTTCCTTCAAGCGTTCTTCCCACGGCTGCATTTTGCAAAGATGGTGGCTATTCTGCTTATGTTAAGCTTGCTCAAAGGTTTAGGGAGACAAAAGGGATTATAGTAAATTCGATTGAGGAATTGGAGTCTTATAGTTTTAGCTCGATGAATGATGGGGCAGAAACACCTCCAATCTACATGGTTGGACCAGTACTCGACCTCAACGGTCAGCCTCACCCAAGTATGGATCAAGTTCAGAATGATAAAATCTTGAAATGGCTTGATGAGCAACCTCACTCTTCTGTAGTGTTTCTCTGTTTTGGGAGTATGGGAAAATTTGGTGCTTCCCAATTGAGAGAGATAGCATCTGGACTCCAACGCAGTGGACATAGATTCTTGTGGTCTGTACGAGTTCAACAACCAACAACCATAGACGAAATCTTGCCAGAAGGATTCTTAGAACAGATTGGAAGTAAGGGGATGATATGCAACGAGTGGGCGCCTCAGGTGAAAATCTTGGCTCACAGTGCTGTGGGCGGCTTTCTGTCTCACTGTGGCTGGAATTCCATACTGGAGAGCTTGTGGTATGGGGTACCAGTTGCCACATGGCCTATTTATGCAGAGCAACAACTGAACGCGTTTAGGATGGTGAGGGAGTTCGGCTTAGCTGTTGATTTAAGATTGGATTACAAGGATCGTGGAGATGATCATATTGTCTCGGCGGAAGAGATTGAAACTGCAGTAAAACATCTTATGGAGGGTGATAGTGAGGTACGGAAGAAGGTCAAAGAGATGAGTGAAACAGCCAGAAAATCTGTTGAGGAAGGTGGATCCTCATTTACTGCTATTGGAAAACTGATCAATAGTATCATTGGAAGCAACTACTATTAGTCTATTctaattttattctaaggtcAGGTTTGTTGTTGTCAAAGTGAAATGGGAATAAAGTAATTTCTTATTCAGAAATAAAACATTTGCATTTGCTTTTGTATTGCATAGTTTGTGTAAGCGCTTCATGATTTAAATTGTGGAACAAACCATGTGAGCACCTTCAAGTTTAAAAGACTTGTTCACGACCCATTGTGTTTTGAAATCTTTAAGGGAGCACTTACGATCAGTGGAGCTAAATCTACTCATAATCTATCCtgctaaaaatataaatattagcaATTTAGacatttaaaatatatacttattattattacctATTAATACGTACAAAGTTAAAGACCATAAGTGCGTGTgtttacttttctttctttttattttaattaataaaaacacATCACTATAAATTCCTTATTTTTTCcttaatttcatatttaaacACAAGAATGGAAGCAAAAGAGAACCACGCACGCTAAAAGCAAGCATgacataattttaatttagttgTCCAGCACTCTACAAGTCGAGTCCGGACAACAAATTCCAACAGTTCAATATTCAACCACAAAAATTTGGTTAGTTTTTCCTAAAcacttttttctctctcttctctcccAATGGAACCAAAACacgtttttttaaaaattgaaaactaaaataaaaaagttaggGAAATTGTAGAATGCACCTTCTAAGAATAGATACATTGATGTACCCTTGTCTGTTTTAGtacccgaaataattttttagtacccgaaataattttttagtcaaattttttctcatggttatgtacgttatagttatttaagacatcctgtaaaattttaagaaatttggaaaagtttaacacgccgaaaactacgttcaaacagtgtgttgcacgcgtgactattttattttatacgattgtaaaatagactgtttgaacattgttttctttgttgtaaattatttgaaatttctcaaaattttgtagattatcttaaatagctataacgtacatgaatatgaaaaaaaattagactaaaaaattcttcaagaTGCCGAAACAAGTGAAAGGTGTAtcaatgtatttattttaagagGTACATTGTAGAATTTCTCAAAAAGTTATTAGTAAAAAATacacttaataatttattaaaaaaatataatgcatgcttatttatttattatatttactttttttgaaaataataatattaatttatattatcatttaatgttTTTGACAAATTactagtttaattttataaaattgttttaaaaaaaataattaatttacttagatgaattataattaaatatgtagcttttttttcttcttttttatttaagatcttatatatataatcttaaaaatttatgtataaaaattattgagtttgccaaaattattaaaacattACACACAAActatttattttagaaaatacctACTATTAAGAAAAATACCAACATTTCTTACAAACAAAAAAACTGAAAGAATAACAATGTATCATTAAtctatatgtataaataaaaaaagattgaATGCATAACTGTTCTGTCtactctgggaggcaagcattctgactttaattttctctattgcctcattggtctgctaaactgactccggacctaggtatctTCTTTCTCCACTTTCATCCCAATGAATTGGAGATCTGCATTTCTTGCCATACAATAACTCGTAGGGAGCCATCCCATTGTACTCCGATAGCTAttgttgtatgaaaactctATCGATGACAAATACTTACTCCAGGAACCTTCAAAATCCATCACACAAGCTCataacatatcctccaatatctaaaTTGTCCTtttggactgaccatctgtttgaggaCAAAAAGTTGTACTGAACTTCAACTTTGTAGCCATGGCTCGTTGAAGACTTTCCCAAAACTTGGAAGTGAACTTCAGGTATCTATCTCAAACGATGGACTTCGGAGCCCCATGCAATTGTACTATTTCTTTTACATAAAGTTCTGCATACTGATCTActgaatatattatttttactagCAGATTGTGTGCCCACTTGGTAAACCGATCCACAACTACCCATATGGAATCAAACATACCTGTGGTTCTGGATAAaccaaccacgaaatccatagTGACAACCTCCCACTTCCATTTGGGAAgtgttaaaggctgcaacaatccTGCAGGtctttgatgttcagccttaatttgCTGACTAGTTAAACATCTAGTCACATATTCCACCACATCTTTTTTCATACTGCACCACCAATAGTagggtttcaagtcttggtacatcttggcaGTATCGAGATGTAATGAATATGGAGTGGTATGAActtcatcaagaatctccttTTTAAGTTCCGAACTATTCAGAACACAAATTCGAGTTTTATAAAGTAACATTTTGTTACCCGACACTATGAAATCTTTAGCTTGGCCAACTAAGACTTCTTCCTAAACGCGTACCAATTCTGAATCCACCAACTAAGCAGCtctaattctttctaacaagtCCGATTGTAGTGTCAAATTACTAAGTTTTCCAACTACAAATTCAATACGACCATGTCATCTGCCAACTGAGGTGAGATCATAATCGTGCTAAATACTTACCCGAGACCTTTCTTGCTTAGAGCACCTACCACTACATTGGCATTGTCGGGATGATAAAGAATTTCACAACtattgtttataattttttttatataatgaaataaataaaaataattagtattagGTTAtaggtaatttattaattattttttatctaatttttaaattaatcacaaccgtTTAATAATGATCAAACAACTAAAATAAATGTAACCACCGTGGTTATATATTTGATGTAACAATTAAAACctcatatatatattgtaagaagaagaagaagaagaagaagaatgtttgtgttagtttaaaaaaaaaagcgaGTACGggtattgttgaccgaggttttcggcaactaataaaatattataagtttatagagctgtaagaaaattagagaaggatttttacgtggttggggtgttaatgagccttagtccacgagtctatcgtatttatggatgtatttaatacagagaatgtatttggtaaatgtttcactcttataaatacagagaatgttcttggtgagtatttactcttcttgctcttatgcagcccaagattattgatcccatttaatgagttttgagggggtatttatagtgtttttggtggggtgatccccagaactattgtacaagtgtatctgtaagtgtccataaagttgggcattcctaatgaatataccatgagtaatgcatggtcaaatccctaggtgctgtagggcttttatgtggaatgtccttattgtcttttgactgatgtgactcttcacagtgtagccgtcgatagacttaaatgatcattactttgtagctgctggttggaggttgtgccgtcagactttattgcgtgtagcagtcccaacacgcttcctcccatgcgacattaaatgcgacttgattgctcaggggaaatctgacacctcgcggagatgccttaacgttacttgggcttccgggagcatatggggttccatatgccttctccgggagatATGTCCCGGATGTTGCTTCATTgcctaaagacttagcaaatagttTGGATTATaagttgcttgatccacgtgtccttatctggttggtccacgtatattgggcaaaatcagggacAACATTTACCctccaagccttgtttatttgaaaaataaaacaaggcttgctcaagtgcttccggttgactcctcggtttcctggcacgagctttgagcgcgtgagggtgtatttactgatggcctttaatgcagcgattcactttctgcaggggtcgattcgtttcacgcccattgattgatacggcgcattaatggtgtcagacggacactcaaacgtttccaccgccttaattacaaatcaatctgatccgttgatctttgagaattcgaatcgtgtGTTTCCCCCACCATTCGATTTGTAGGTGATAGTGCATGTTCCTCATGCagttttgcctataaaagccaccacctttccttcatttcggttacttcccatttcttgccaactttgctcaagtttcccagagagaaaaaattCTCAGACTAAGAAAACACTGTTGAATACTTGGCAATTTTTTCCAGTCCATCTTCGTTCGCTACTGTCAATCCTTCTTATCTTTGTTTGATCTACAACAGGACCCCCAGTCTcaacacttcactgtaagtttcttgcacccCTTGCCTTAGTGTTAATGTACATGGCATGCTTTTACTTATTTGCTcgttttttttgggttttgtatTTGGAGTTTCTGGGAATGCAACCTTTTAGATTTTTCACGTAACAAGTATAGATTCACCATTTCTGGTGTTAGGGTTACTCTTGTCACGTATTTGTTACTATTTTTTGCAAAAGACCATACATTCTTCGTATATTGGTCATTTAGGGCATAGGAGAGATTGCTTTCTTTCGATTTTCTGCCCTTTCTTTTTCTCTGGTGCGCAATGTCGTCTTTTGTGAGtttattgcacccgactcttgtccagggaatccttctagggtttcctGTTTGACAGGTGTCCGGatggggcctctttccagcggttag from Cannabis sativa cultivar Pink pepper isolate KNU-18-1 chromosome 2, ASM2916894v1, whole genome shotgun sequence encodes:
- the LOC115719228 gene encoding UDP-glycosyltransferase 71K1-like, which codes for MARVELVFIPAPAIGHLVSTLEFAKRLIHYDHRLFITVLCEFSLKSHLDAYIDSLVASLSLAHRIKLVHLPLVDSPPVELLKSIENFIYQYMESLVPHVRKALTDIVSSNSNYSQGDVVLVLDFFSMPMMDVANELGLPSYMFMTSNLGLLSLMFYLATRHNQISSELEESDAPLRLQGFQNPVPSSVLPTAAFCKDGGYSAYVKLAQRFRETKGIIVNSIEELESYSFSSMNDGAETPPIYMVGPVLDLNGQPHPSMDQVQNDKILKWLDEQPHSSVVFLCFGSMGKFGASQLREIASGLQRSGHRFLWSVRVQQPTTIDEILPEGFLEQIGSKGMICNEWAPQVKILAHSAVGGFLSHCGWNSILESLWYGVPVATWPIYAEQQLNAFRMVREFGLAVDLRLDYKDRGDDHIVSAEEIETAVKHLMEGDSEVRKKVKEMSETARKSVEEGGSSFTAIGKLINSIIGSNYY